In Trifolium pratense cultivar HEN17-A07 linkage group LG7, ARS_RC_1.1, whole genome shotgun sequence, a genomic segment contains:
- the LOC123896301 gene encoding mitogen-activated protein kinase kinase kinase 18-like, with the protein MDWIRGRIIGRGSTANVYMAEHRGDFGEVCAVKSAELHRAEFLKKEQEILSKLKCSQIVNYQGCEVTVEDGVQLFNMFMEYATKGTVSDAVRGGNGMEEAMVRLYVRQILLGLNYLHSNGIVHCDLKGQNVLLTEQGAKIADFGCARRVEEELVISGTPVFMAPEVARGEEQGFSADVWALGCTMLEMITGKMPWGGVSDPAAVLYRIGFSGDMPEIPDSVSEQGKDFLRKCLKRDPNERLSVIELLEHDFVAEKFKDSVFDSETPTTVLEGGFWDWDSLETTQEVGPTADHCSSDSSSSSSSPRDRIQRLCSNEAIWEFDDDEEWVTVRNNGEDLNALSFEENESDNESDIVCEHDDDEISLVIFYEPKIVVELSTRDSIFDYWCFSSCNCSCFVRDFLSVYQCRKIVLYVKIYSQNKENFIMSCFLHFVLSLIFHQIDNLNNIIVVNIVQLVETLHVICKTEA; encoded by the coding sequence ATGGATTGGATTAGAGGAAGAATCATCGGCCGGGGCTCGACCGCAAATGTCTACATGGCTGAGCACCGTGGTGATTTTGGCGAGGTTTGTGCGGTGAAGTCTGCTGAGCTTCACCGCGCAGAGTTTTTGAAGAAAGAACAAGAGATTCTCTCTAAGTTGAAATGTTCACAAATTGTGAATTATCAAGGATGTGAAGTTACGGTTGAGGATGGTGTTCAATTGTTCAATATGTTCATGGAGTATGCAACTAAGGGGACTGTTTCCGATGCCGTTCGCGGTGGAAATGGAATGGAAGAAGCTATGGTGAGGTTATATGTGCGACAAATTCTACTTGGACTTAACTATCTTCATTCAAATGGGATAGTGCATTGTGATTTGAAGGGACAAAATGTGTTGTTGACGGAACAAGGAGCGAAAATTGCGGATTTTGGTTGTGCTAGGAGGGTGGAAGAGGAGTTGGTGATCTCCGGTACACCGGTTTTTATGGCGCCGGAGGTGGCACGTGGCGAGGAACAGGGGTTTTCTGCTGATGTATGGGCTTTGGGATGTACTATGTTGGAGATGATCACCGGGAAAATGCCGTGGGGTGGAGTTTCTGATCCGGCGGCTGTTTTATATCGAATTGGATTCTCCGGTGATATGCCGGAGATTCCTGACTCTGTTTCGGAACAGGGGAAGGATTTTTTGAGGAAATGTTTGAAGAGAGATCCAAATGAGAGATTGTCTGTGATTGAGCTTCTGGAACATGATTTTGTTGCTGAGAAGTTTAAGGATTCGGTGTTTGATTCCGAAACTCCGACAACCGTGTTGGAAGGTGGATTTTGGGATTGGGATTCTTTGGAAACAACTCAGGAGGTGGGTCCCACAGCTGATCATTGTTCCTCGGATTCTTCGAGTTCGAGTTCGAGTCCAAGAGACAGAATTCAAAGATTGTGTTCAAATGAGGCTATTTGGgaatttgatgatgatgaagaatgGGTTACTGTGAGAAACAATGGTGAGGATTTGAATGCATTGTCATTTGAAGAAAATGAATCAGACAATGAATCAGACATTGTTTGTgaacatgatgatgatgagattAGTTTGGTAATTTTTTATGAACCAAAAATTGTAGTTGAATTGAGTACAAGGGATTCCATTTTTGATTATTGGTGTTTTAGTAGCTGCAATTGTAGCTGTTTTGTTAGAGATTTTTTATCAGTTTATCAATGCAGAAAGATTGTTCTCTATGTAAAAATTTATTCTCAGaataaagaaaattttatcATGTCCTGCTTTCTACATTTtgttttatctttaattttccaTCAGATAGATAATTTGAACAATATAATCGTCGTAAACATAGTTCAATTAGTAGaaacattgcatgtaatatgcaaAACTGAAGCTTGA